Proteins co-encoded in one Stomoxys calcitrans chromosome 5, idStoCalc2.1, whole genome shotgun sequence genomic window:
- the LOC106089769 gene encoding uncharacterized protein LOC106089769, whose protein sequence is MLLKKAHACLLILFSFFSLIESIKRRYDLVLHNITCEKFNSAVKEFDCDLQMLNAGSYALDMSFMYSKDLPKTAEWHTLIYFTHAQVKAGKPVKFLDFKINICNFLTTAMGVPFVKVLVEEMRKTSNLPYKCPLKGLVTMQGDIEANTG, encoded by the exons ATGTTGCTGAAGAAAGCTCATGCTTGTCTGCTAATACTTTTCAGtttcttttctttaattgaG TCCATAAAAAGACGTTACGATCTCGTATTGCACAACATAACATGTGAGAAATTCAACTCAGCGGTTAAGGAATTCGATTGCGATTTACAAATGCTAAACGCAGGCAGTTATGCCCTTGATATGAGTTTCATGTACTCCAAGGACTTGCCCAAAACTGCCGAATGGCATACTCTCATCTATTTCACTCACGCCCAAGTAAAGGCCGGCAAACCCgtcaaatttttggattttaaaataaatatctgCAACTTTTTGACCACAGCCATGGGGGTGCCGTTTGTTAAGGTCTTGGTGGAAGAAATGAGAAAGACAAGCAATTTGCCCTACAAATGTCCCTTGAAAGGC